Within Octopus bimaculoides isolate UCB-OBI-ISO-001 chromosome 20, ASM119413v2, whole genome shotgun sequence, the genomic segment AGAAAGAGTACTCAAAATATGTAACAGATGTAATTTGTTTGAAGCTGATGATTTGCTTCCTTGTTACCCAGAGTTTCTCTATTATGTGTAACGCTTCAGAGAAACTGAGTAGTAATGAACTGAATTAAAAGctttgaataaatatgtgtgcatatgtatgtgtggatggggTGAGTGGTGGTGTGGGTGCAGTTATGTTGGGTTACTGATCGTAAGCTGTTATTACTGTTGCATTCTGCCAAGCAAGGCTTTTTAATCCCGGTGCCCCACCTCCCCACTGGCCtgactgaacaaaaaaaaaaagaagaaatgaaatacgAACAGGCTTTTGTTTTATGACTGAGAGTGATTAGCATTAAGGGGTATATGCAGCTGTCAAAACAACTGTGCCAACAAATACAGcaccccaaatatatatatatatatagtatggatGTATCTATTTACTGAAGTTAATGTGCTAGAGTAATAACCATATAGTTATAAAATGAAAGCTATATAATACAGCCATTATGCCTTTGGGTAAGGTAAATAACTCTTCTTGAATTTGATCTTGCCACCAACAGAATCTATTTCTAATTCATATGAaggatttcaaaataaataaataaataaataaataaaaagcaagatGTGAAATTTTCTTTCACACCAAGGTCATTCCAGACATAGATACATGAGCTAACAAAGGAGCTCTGATTTGATCGCTGCATCAATAATTGGACCATTATGCAGTTTcttgaactgctagaaacaacagcaaaatctctTACCTTAGATACTTTAGTCATAGATATACTATATTTGAGAGGGAAAAAATGATAGTCTTTGATAAAAGGTCTGCTTAATCAGAGGTTAcctggaaacaaataacagacTAGCTAGGTTTAATGATGCTCTATTAGGGAATACTGCAATATCAAAGTCAACTGGCTTGATAGTAAATtaagcctttttttttaattatataatacattccaATTTATGATTGCCAACCATATTTTTAAGTATGTTGACTTAActgagacaaacacacattatatggACTCTACAAATCAAGCAGCTGATAAATAGGGATGCTTAGCTCTAGTTTCTCTAACATTAGGACTTTGTGACGTAAATCTCTCCTCTTGGACAGGATGCTAATTTCCAGCAGAATGTCTGGTCCCTTTTCTGAgaatttttatctaccaaatttcacaatatattgggtcatctgaGGCTACAGTATAAGAAATGTACCTCAGATAACATACAATGTGACTGagactgaaaccatgtggttgcaaactaaacttcttaactacacagttttGCCTAATcatattctctcattctttttattgatttcagtgattcaactgtggccattctgggacaCAATTTCCTATAATCGATTACCTGAGcacatatttcattgatttcagatggatgaaaggcaaagtggtcaTGGgctcaatttgaactcagaatgtaaaaggatgTAGCCAGGTGCCACAATGTATTTGGTCCAAtattctactgattctgccaattaTCTGCCTTTATAATGACTTTaaaaatgatatatgatatatgtgttcCAGACCAGCACACTAGATGagttatatctacatataaaaagatgggctgaTTCTAGAAACTGAATGAGTGGGAAGTTGCTTTTCCACTTTAACTCAGTTACATCTACTCATGGCATAATTCATTATATTGAGGAATGGTAACTGaagatagcagcaacaacagcatcaacaacagtatcaacaaccAAAGGAATAAAATTAGTCTTTTcaaatacaggcacaaggcctggaattttgaaggaagggttagcactcaactggtacttattttacctgattcccaaaaaaaaaagaaaaaaagaaaaaatgaaaggcaaagtcagcctcagcagaatttgaatttaaagatggctgaaatgctgccaagcactttgtccagcatgctaacaattctaccagctgacCACCTTTTGAaggaataaaatcaataaaaagtatTTTCAACTGTAGAATATGAATTCCAAACCTAAATGAAGCATAATCCAAGTATAACATTCTAACCAGGTATCTCAACTctacatattcaaatatgtatgtgcatatgttagtgtgtatatgtgactgtatgGTCGTATGTAAAAGTAGACagattttcaggaaaaaaaattggGGTGGGGTGTTACTGAATTACAATcataagtaaaaaatatttttaacttttaaaaaaaaaatagcatttaaaatatatttcatgaaatcATATCTTATGCACAAGTTCCATAACAATAGTTAAAACAAGTGTCCCTTTACTGTAACCAACTTCCTTTATAGATTGTTGTCTCTTGCATCACAGGAGACAttactctttatatatgtatatatacatacatatatgtgtgtgtgtatgtagcttttAAGACTTGTCAGAAAGTTATAAGATAAtgacaataaattaaaatgtatataatatatatataaatttttgaatgtaagaatgtacatatatacatatatatatgtagatagagagagagagagaaagagagaagtgtgtgtgtgtgtgtgtgtgtacacaggcattcaataaataagaaatgagtGGAATTTATCTATTAACAAAACTAACATGATGCtccattacaaaaaaaattataatttcattcaaacCCAGCACCAGATGTATCAGTTACtagcaaaaatatattatatacacacacaaaagactaatagacatatacatacatgaataaagaGTGACAGACCTGTGAGTGTATGCCCAACACACACTTTTGTAAGCATGTGCATAGtaagtgcacatgtatatgcatttgtctgGGTAAGAATGCAcatcaaattgtgtgtgtgcatgcatgtgattgcacacacacttatatacacaaatacatattattattatatgtatgtgtattatgttcAGACTGAGTGATTCAGaagtccctttagcatttaaatgatatataaatatatatgtgtgtgtgtgtgtgtgtgtgtgtatataattctttatatatatatatatacatatatatataattctttaacaTGTTATAATGAGCAAACAAAGATGCCTTCTCAACCCTCCACCTATCAAGACATTCATGATGTGATGTCTGGAGAGGGAGAAGGCTACACAAGCACTTGACTGCTATCCATTTCAGTTGGGTAGACTGAAGTAACATGCAAGAAAATGTCTTCTTCAAGATTCAGAATTTGGACAAAATGTAGCCCAGTCTATGAATCAAATTTACAACCTAGTAGTTGCTTGCCCAAAACAGACTTTTGAATCAACATGTgtgatggtttgtgtgtgtgtgtgtgtgtgtgtgtgtgtgtgtgtgtgtgtgctacaggAACTTTTGAACCAacctgtatatgtaaatatatatgcatgtgcatacatgtgtgtgtgtcagtatccagatacatacacatgcaaatgtgaCACTAGTacacttgcatgcatatgtgcaataATATACAGTTACATTATCACATATATCAGCATAATCTAAGACATATTTAATGATACGTAATGAATGTGATGTCTGTGAatgtacttgcatacacacagatacatatatcttAGCTACTGAGGATTTGTTTACTCTCTTttgcgcacgcaaacacatacgcttgtatgcatacacgcatgtttgtacacacacacacacctatattatatgtacatacatatacatattcccaTGCAAGTTTTCAGTCTCTCGCTATATCTCTATAGTGTATCTTGATTAAGTTCTGAAATCAATTGGTCAGTTCTGTTAAAATCCTCTTTCACCTTCCACTCAATACTTTCTTCATCTAGCTTTTCTTCTTTACTACCTTCCTTACTTTCCTCTTCAGCTACTTCTCCTGTTCCCTGTTTCTCTACTTCTGCCCTTACctcttttatcattgttttttctttctcctcttctattAATCTACTTTTTCCTTTTTGGCCATTATCTTTTTTTGAACCAGCACTGACCCCATCTACTTCCATTTCCACCTCCTCTTTATTTGCATTCTCTTTGTTCAATTTATTTGATTCTGAGTCAATACatgtttcttcttctctttccccttttgtatttttttcatcctTTGCTTCCCTTACAATCTCATCATCTTCCTTTTCTAGTATTACAAGTGCTTGTTTTTCCACTTCCTCCAAAAGTCTTTCTTCCAAATTACCCACTTCTTTCTCAGATTTTTCTGCTGCACTGTCTGTTTTTGTCTTCACCTTGCTGTCATTTTTTTCCTCAGATTTTTCTGTTTTGACACAAGATCCAGCTTCAAACATTACACATTGCAATTCGCCACACTCTGTCATGTGTTGGATGGGATTTGTGGTAGATACTAAGATATTGCGGCAAAACACACACTGGTTCTTTAGGTTGCTTACATGTGATACCAAATGCACTACAAGTTTGCGGAAGTCTTCAAACACAGAACTGCAATAATAGCAGATGCAAAACCCTGTTTCCAAATGAGATTTAAGGtgaaatatatagttatagagaTAACGGACTTTTACTGAACAATATTTGCAAGTGAAGTTCTCATCTTCGTATTGTTCAGAAACTGATTTACTTGCCTGTAGTGTTGTACGTTTAGCCTCATCAATGTCTTCAAAATCAATGGAACTAAGATCAACAGTAATTATCGCTTTCGTAGATGGTGGTCGGGTTAGTGGATTTAATGCCGGAACTTTAGAAGCTGTAAGTGAGCTGTCTCCAACTTGATAATTGTCAGAAACATTCCCAGTTCTTGTTGAAGAATGTGACATCTGGGATGTTTCAGAATTTGTTATTGTTAAGGGTTCTTTGTTGGATGTTTGGAAGTTGGCTTCAATCTCAGCACTACTCAGTGAACGGATATCTACGAGAGTAATGCCAGAGACAGAAGATTTGTCACCGACTTCATCAACAGGCCTGCTTACAGTTTCAGTTACTTCCTCCGATGGTTTTAAAGATCTGATGTCAACGAGAGTAATGTCTGACAATGATGAACTACTTTCATTGGCTACAGCAGCAGACTGAACATTtaggctgttgtttctagtgGAGTTAGATGACGCCCAGAGATTGCTGTTCAAATTGATTGTACTTGTGTTTGGAATACGATTCTGATTTGTATTAAATGCTCTGATGTTATTGTTGGAAAGATCAAATTCTACAACAGATGCCTGATTATTCAACACTGGAGGCCTTCCAGAGCTGTCATGTGATTCCAAGtctacaatatcaacaacattttTGGAAGTCGACTTACTACTAGACAAGCTGGTACCATTCTCGTAACTGATAATGTTGATGTCAGGATTGGTTAAATCAAACTGAACAACATCAGTTGATCCTGAAGGTACATTCGAAGTTTTCTCTTCCTCAGCTACAAGATCTATAACAGGGATGTTGTTAGGAGTAGCTAGCATCTTCCTTTGGCGATTCAGTCGTGAGATTAGCATGGCATTTGGATTGTTTAAAGTAGATACTCCTGGGTTGACGTTTACAGCACGTTTCTGATGACTTCGGTTTCTTACAATCTGTACAGGGTAACTATTGCTGCTAGTTGGAGTACCAGTCATACTATTTTCTCTTGGACTTATGTCTTTACGAACCAGTGAACTAAGAGGGACATTGCTGTTTGCATAAATCTGAACTGGACGAACCTCTTGGTTAACAATATTACTATTGTTGGCAGCTTGCTGCTGGTTCAAAGTGCCAAGATTGACACTAGTAAGATCACAATTAAGGGTATTCACTGGGTGACTAGTAGGGTTTTGTAAGACTTGGTTGCTCTTTTGCTGGTATACTATTGTGTTGCGTTTGTTCCAGTCATTCAAATTATTTGCTCTAAGACCAGAGTTGAGTGTATTCTGCACCTgttttgggatctgatttaaattTATCCGATTAATTCGACTATTattgcttggtggcattttgtttCGTTCCATGGCAcccaaattaacaacagacaGATCACAGTTCAAAGTATTTGATGTTTGACCCACTGTTGGTGCACCAACATCAGTTAATCTTTCTACTTGACGTATACGCCGGTTTCTTCTGAGGAAATTTATATCTGCTGTAGTGAGATCAAAATTCACGGCACTTCTCACTCGGTTTGAGGGGAGATTATTTTGAGAAACAGAGTTTCTTGATCTTGATACAAGCAAGTTGTTGCTAGGTCTGTAGTTACGGTTCAATGAACTGATATTAGAAATTGTCAGGTCACAATTAACTGTACTGTTTGATTTGCTACCATTGGAGAACTGTGATGTCACATTTGGTGCAGCAGCCCCTGATCGCTGACTGATTGTAGCAAGATCAGAACGAGTTAAATCGCAATTAACAACATTTCTTTGACTCTGTTGATTTAAAGGATTGGAATAAAGACTGTTAGTGGAATAACGCTGATTTGGAATTGGCTGTTGTGCTAACTGCTTTCTTTGACTGTACCTAAAATTTGAAGGCTGTTGCATTCTTACTATGTTTCTGTTGTTGCCATTTTCAGGCATCAAATAGATTCGATCAGTAATATTTCTACCGGAGGGATTGTGTGTAGAGTTCTGGCGTGTAGATGAACTTTGAACCTGAATTTGATTTTGTAACAGGGAATTCTGGGAGTTCTTCTGAGATGCCAACTGTTGAGACAAAagagaaatagcagctgcttttGACAGTTGATTTGCACTGGGCTGTCGATTCTGAGGTGTTGTGGAATTAGATAAGTTTTGAAATCGAAATGGTCGCTTCAGTGAACTGACCCCAGTGACTATGACATCATTATCACTGTTACTGGGGCGTTTTTGAGCCAATCTCACAGTTTGGTTTGTGTTCAGGGAGTTGATGTCTCTGGATGTTAGATCACAGTTAACAGTTGTGTCATTTGATGCAAGTCTCATCGCATTTTGGAGAGAAACTTGATTCGGCAACAAATTCCTCTTGTTTTTGTTCATTGACCTCAAATCTGTAGAACGTAAATCACAGTTCAAAGTGTTTGCATTGTTAATGCCAG encodes:
- the LOC106879455 gene encoding putative uncharacterized protein DDB_G0282133, translating into MGATHIEDASAQPGKLYTCEHCQMTFSRPVHLERHMRNVHSQERESECNICHKLFQNKHYLSVHMLTHNVNKELQCPLCKMTFNNLATLNKHKDAHLGIGVTQAQKDNLSNFRQPRTIANLLASNQSSRGNSSNVPLISVAPGINNANTLNCDLRSTDLRSMNKNKRNLLPNQVSLQNAMRLASNDTTVNCDLTSRDINSLNTNQTVRLAQKRPSNSDNDVIVTGVSSLKRPFRFQNLSNSTTPQNRQPSANQLSKAAAISLLSQQLASQKNSQNSLLQNQIQVQSSSTRQNSTHNPSGRNITDRIYLMPENGNNRNIVRMQQPSNFRYSQRKQLAQQPIPNQRYSTNSLYSNPLNQQSQRNVVNCDLTRSDLATISQRSGAAAPNVTSQFSNGSKSNSTVNCDLTISNISSLNRNYRPSNNLLVSRSRNSVSQNNLPSNRVRSAVNFDLTTADINFLRRNRRIRQVERLTDVGAPTVGQTSNTLNCDLSVVNLGAMERNKMPPSNNSRINRINLNQIPKQVQNTLNSGLRANNLNDWNKRNTIVYQQKSNQVLQNPTSHPVNTLNCDLTSVNLGTLNQQQAANNSNIVNQEVRPVQIYANSNVPLSSLVRKDISPRENSMTGTPTSSNSYPVQIVRNRSHQKRAVNVNPGVSTLNNPNAMLISRLNRQRKMLATPNNIPVIDLVAEEEKTSNVPSGSTDVVQFDLTNPDINIISYENGTSLSSSKSTSKNVVDIVDLESHDSSGRPPVLNNQASVVEFDLSNNNIRAFNTNQNRIPNTSTINLNSNLWASSNSTRNNSLNVQSAAVANESSSSLSDITLVDIRSLKPSEEVTETVSRPVDEVGDKSSVSGITLVDIRSLSSAEIEANFQTSNKEPLTITNSETSQMSHSSTRTGNVSDNYQVGDSSLTASKVPALNPLTRPPSTKAIITVDLSSIDFEDIDEAKRTTLQASKSVSEQYEDENFTCKYCSVKVRYLYNYIFHLKSHLETGFCICYYCSSVFEDFRKLVVHLVSHVSNLKNQCVFCRNILVSTTNPIQHMTECGELQCVMFEAGSCVKTEKSEEKNDSKVKTKTDSAAEKSEKEVGNLEERLLEEVEKQALVILEKEDDEIVREAKDEKNTKGEREEETCIDSESNKLNKENANKEEVEMEVDGVSAGSKKDNGQKGKSRLIEEEKEKTMIKEVRAEVEKQGTGEVAEEESKEGSKEEKLDEESIEWKVKEDFNRTDQLISELNQDTL